Proteins from one Methanococcus maripaludis C5 genomic window:
- a CDS encoding nitrogenase component 1, whose protein sequence is MTEKKFAVINPCKICQPMGAIFALMGVKHSMPLIHGSHGCSTYMRFQLGRHFKEAVNVASTSMSEANAVLGGEENLKHAIRNVSKIYGPEIIGVTTSCLSETIGDDVEGILRLFKAQNDDLPEIVPISTPSYKHTHVEGYDSTVKALVEHLATPSKPNSKLNVITGMVSPGDIAETKKILREMGIDSIILTDTSESMDAPYDGEVSFVMSAGTTVEELKDTANSFATISLCKHANSAAKFLHDAYGIESVSPYLPIGLQSTDEFMNELCKLTNKEIPEQITRERGKLIDAMIDAHQHNFGRKVVIYGDPDVVVGFTRFVLELGMIPSIVCTGSESKTFVEDIKAVTKDSKHKPVILAPGDLYDLHEEIKKSKVDLLIGNSYGSRIAGAENIPLIRMGFPIYDRVGAQRITCVGYTAGIRLVDTITNTILDRYFDEFGWALNEDTEVDHGDFESSHCIN, encoded by the coding sequence ATGACTGAAAAAAAATTTGCTGTAATAAATCCATGTAAAATATGCCAACCAATGGGTGCAATATTTGCATTAATGGGTGTAAAGCATTCAATGCCGTTAATACACGGATCGCACGGATGCAGCACGTACATGAGATTCCAACTTGGACGTCATTTTAAAGAAGCTGTAAACGTGGCATCTACATCAATGAGTGAAGCAAATGCTGTACTCGGTGGTGAAGAAAATTTAAAACATGCGATCAGAAACGTGAGCAAAATTTACGGCCCTGAAATAATAGGTGTAACTACAAGCTGTCTTAGTGAAACTATTGGTGACGACGTTGAAGGGATCCTCCGGTTATTCAAGGCACAAAATGATGATTTGCCTGAAATAGTCCCTATATCAACCCCAAGCTATAAACATACGCACGTAGAAGGATACGATTCAACAGTTAAAGCACTAGTGGAACATTTAGCAACTCCATCTAAGCCAAATTCCAAGTTAAACGTGATTACTGGAATGGTTTCTCCGGGAGACATTGCAGAAACCAAGAAAATATTGCGTGAAATGGGTATAGACTCAATAATTCTAACCGATACTTCGGAATCTATGGACGCCCCTTACGATGGAGAAGTTTCATTTGTGATGTCTGCAGGAACCACCGTGGAAGAACTTAAAGACACTGCAAATTCATTTGCAACGATTTCACTCTGTAAGCACGCAAATTCCGCCGCCAAATTCCTCCATGATGCTTATGGAATAGAATCTGTGTCACCATATCTTCCAATAGGTCTGCAGAGTACTGATGAATTTATGAATGAACTTTGTAAACTTACTAATAAAGAGATACCTGAACAGATAACTAGAGAACGTGGAAAATTAATTGACGCCATGATCGACGCCCACCAACATAATTTCGGAAGAAAAGTTGTAATCTACGGCGATCCAGATGTCGTAGTTGGATTTACGAGATTTGTCTTGGAACTTGGAATGATTCCTTCAATCGTCTGTACAGGAAGCGAAAGTAAAACTTTCGTTGAAGACATCAAAGCAGTAACTAAAGATAGCAAACATAAACCAGTAATCTTAGCTCCAGGAGATCTCTACGATCTCCATGAAGAAATTAAAAAATCAAAAGTGGATCTTTTAATTGGAAATTCATACGGTTCAAGAATTGCAGGTGCCGAAAATATTCCATTAATTCGAATGGGTTTTCCAATCTATGATAGAGTTGGAGCTCAAAGAATAACTTGCGTAGGATATACTGCAGGAATTAGGCTTGTAGATACTATAACCAACACCATACTCGACAGGTACTTTGACGAGTTTGGATGGGCATTAAATGAAGATACAGAGGTAGACCATGGAGACTTTGAAAGTAGCCATTGCATCAACTGA
- a CDS encoding NifB/NifX family molybdenum-iron cluster-binding protein: METLKVAIASTDGVNVNMHFGAATHFLIFEVKDNVAEFMEFRENPTTTIKEHTDRWIHALDLLKDCGAIFCSRIGDNPKSVLEEKGMKVIATENTLKDALKEFLTA; the protein is encoded by the coding sequence ATGGAGACTTTGAAAGTAGCCATTGCATCAACTGATGGCGTAAACGTCAACATGCACTTTGGAGCTGCCACACATTTTCTTATTTTTGAAGTAAAAGATAATGTGGCAGAATTCATGGAATTTAGGGAAAACCCAACAACGACAATAAAAGAGCACACTGATAGGTGGATCCACGCACTCGATCTTTTAAAAGACTGTGGTGCAATCTTTTGCAGTAGAATTGGAGATAATCCCAAATCCGTTCTCGAAGAAAAAGGCATGAAAGTAATTGCAACAGAAAATACATTAAAAGACGCTTTAAAGGAATTTTTAACCGCCTAA
- the ablA gene encoding lysine 2,3-aminomutase, which translates to MNELSDESILKYTKKISENATIDNWNDYKWQLSNSIKDVDTLEKFLGINLDKHEKKEIQKAIEVFPMSITPYYASLIDTKNLDKDPIYKQSVASSKELILENFEMEDPLSEDDDSPVVGITHRYPDRVLFYINPNCAMYCRHCTRKRKVSEKSSNPSKEEIQKAIDYIKNNDKIRDVLLSGGDPLLLSDEFLDWILSEISSIKHVELIRIGSRVPVVLPQRITDNLVNTLKKYHPIWINTHYNHPVEITKASKVALDKLSDSGIPLGNQTVLLAGVNDCPYVMRKLNQKLVSSRVRPYYLYQCDLSKGISHFRTSVSKGLEIIESLIGHTTGFAVPRYVVDAPGGGGKIPVMPNYVVSWGSDRVILRNYEGIITTYVEPSEYGGCSKNCDKCDRMCIGDFEINQTGIEKLMTDVDDSISLIPENNERVARRDE; encoded by the coding sequence TTGAACGAATTAAGTGACGAAAGTATATTAAAATATACGAAAAAAATTTCAGAAAACGCCACGATTGATAATTGGAATGATTATAAATGGCAACTTTCAAATTCGATTAAGGATGTTGATACTTTAGAAAAATTTCTTGGAATAAATTTGGATAAACACGAAAAAAAGGAAATCCAAAAAGCAATTGAAGTATTTCCAATGTCAATTACCCCATATTATGCAAGTTTAATCGATACGAAAAATTTAGATAAAGATCCAATTTACAAACAAAGTGTGGCATCTTCAAAAGAGCTCATACTTGAAAATTTTGAAATGGAAGACCCATTATCTGAAGATGATGACTCTCCTGTCGTTGGAATAACCCACAGATATCCAGACAGAGTTTTATTTTACATAAATCCAAACTGTGCAATGTACTGTAGGCACTGTACTCGAAAAAGAAAGGTTTCAGAAAAAAGCAGTAATCCTTCAAAGGAAGAAATCCAAAAAGCAATCGATTACATTAAAAATAATGATAAAATAAGAGACGTTTTACTTTCAGGTGGGGACCCTCTTTTACTTTCTGATGAATTTTTGGACTGGATACTTTCAGAAATAAGCAGCATAAAACACGTTGAACTCATAAGAATTGGATCAAGGGTTCCCGTAGTTCTTCCTCAAAGAATTACTGATAATTTAGTCAATACTCTAAAAAAATACCATCCAATCTGGATAAATACGCACTACAACCATCCTGTAGAGATTACAAAAGCATCTAAGGTAGCACTTGATAAACTTTCAGATTCTGGAATTCCTCTTGGAAATCAAACTGTATTACTTGCAGGAGTTAATGATTGCCCGTATGTTATGAGAAAATTAAATCAAAAACTTGTTTCTTCAAGAGTAAGGCCGTACTACCTTTATCAATGTGATTTATCAAAAGGAATCTCCCATTTTAGAACTTCAGTTAGTAAGGGGTTGGAAATTATCGAAAGTTTAATTGGACACACAACAGGCTTTGCAGTTCCTAGATACGTTGTAGATGCACCCGGAGGCGGTGGAAAAATTCCTGTAATGCCAAATTACGTAGTTTCATGGGGATCTGATAGGGTAATCTTGAGAAATTATGAAGGAATTATCACAACTTACGTTGAACCGTCAGAATATGGTGGATGCAGTAAAAACTGCGATAAGTGTGATAGAATGTGTATCGGGGACTTTGAAATTAATCAAACCGGAATTGAAAAATTAATGACGGATGTAGATGATTCAATATCTTTAATCCCTGAAAACAACGAGAGAGTTGCCCGGAGAGATGAGTAA
- the ablB gene encoding putative beta-lysine N-acetyltransferase, which yields MEKIIEINDSIIQISDLNDRIYIMKLGKDADELIKHVDKVCTEKKLSKVFAKVSGNQKEIFEKNGYICEGKLKNYFLDDNAYFMSKFFEDSRKISKFPKEAEDVLNYVETVDVDSYTNIDEKFHLKIANESDAEKLSKHYSKVFETYPFPINDPNYILKTMQTNVKYFIIEDNGKIIAASSCEMDIKNKCVEMTDFAVLEEYRKEGLSKYLLYIMEKIMKDNGYRVFYTIARSISYGMNITFKKMGYTYSGTAISNTNICGNFEDMNFWYKLVE from the coding sequence ATGGAAAAAATAATCGAAATAAATGATTCAATTATCCAGATAAGTGATTTAAACGATAGAATCTACATAATGAAACTTGGAAAAGATGCAGATGAATTAATTAAACATGTCGATAAAGTATGCACTGAAAAAAAGCTTTCAAAAGTTTTTGCAAAAGTTTCAGGAAATCAGAAAGAAATTTTTGAAAAAAACGGATATATTTGTGAAGGAAAACTTAAAAATTACTTTTTAGATGATAATGCATATTTCATGTCTAAATTTTTTGAAGACTCCAGAAAAATATCGAAATTTCCAAAAGAAGCAGAAGATGTTTTAAATTATGTAGAAACTGTTGATGTAGATTCATATACAAATATTGATGAGAAATTTCACTTAAAAATTGCAAATGAATCGGATGCGGAAAAATTATCAAAACACTATTCAAAAGTTTTTGAAACGTACCCTTTTCCAATAAATGACCCAAATTATATATTGAAGACAATGCAGACAAACGTAAAATACTTTATAATTGAAGATAATGGTAAAATCATTGCAGCATCGTCTTGTGAGATGGATATTAAGAACAAATGCGTTGAAATGACTGATTTTGCAGTTCTTGAAGAATATCGAAAAGAAGGGCTTTCTAAGTACTTATTATATATAATGGAAAAAATAATGAAAGACAATGGATACCGGGTTTTTTACACGATTGCAAGAAGTATCTCGTATGGAATGAATATCACGTTTAAAAAAATGGGCTATACTTACAGCGGAACTGCAATTAGCAATACAAACATTTGCGGAAACTTCGAAGACATGAATTTTTGGTACAAGCTCGTAGAATAA
- a CDS encoding HPP family protein yields MKELEAAIAKYHAMKLKDILPPIDTLPVLCNDSSVMDVLEILRTRHHVWVINCKEDGKLIGVIRYLDVINFIMPPEKHSTFIGTTRTVLMSIQGGAEVASEVMEKSAIKINYNKSVLGALEKMKRYNLQLLAVVDDENRLVGEVSLRILINKFLDLCF; encoded by the coding sequence ATGAAGGAACTTGAAGCGGCAATTGCAAAGTATCATGCAATGAAATTGAAGGATATTCTTCCACCGATAGATACCCTTCCGGTTTTATGCAATGATTCTTCAGTTATGGATGTTTTAGAGATACTTAGAACGAGGCATCACGTTTGGGTAATAAACTGTAAAGAAGATGGAAAACTTATTGGAGTAATTCGGTATTTGGACGTTATAAATTTTATAATGCCTCCCGAGAAACATTCGACATTTATTGGGACTACTCGAACGGTATTAATGTCAATACAGGGTGGGGCGGAAGTTGCAAGCGAAGTAATGGAAAAAAGTGCGATTAAAATAAACTACAATAAATCTGTTTTAGGGGCACTTGAAAAAATGAAAAGATATAATTTACAACTTTTAGCCGTAGTTGATGATGAAAATAGGCTCGTTGGGGAGGTTAGCCTCAGGATATTGATAAATAAGTTTCTTGATCTCTGCTTTTAG
- a CDS encoding cation:proton antiporter, whose translation MSISWVLFTVGLCLIFGKIGNELMWRIGFPSVFGEIIVGIIFGNLLFFGIVDSSHLTLHENDIFDFLSTVGIMFLLFLSGLEIDIHKLKKTEYISIVAAVFGALFPLILGYIVLSKFGYTTKESIVGGVILTATSIGITARLLMDLKVLKTDVGAAAISASILDDFLGLILLILAVGSGSLLGLISEITVFFIITGYLGWKLINRYLIFAEKFHIEKTVLSFTIALMFLFSFLSESWFEVAIEGAFMAGLILSKTSEGKTLAKEIKSIGNSFLIPLFFIYTGARLNLTAFLNHEALILATIFIIVGVLSKFVGWGLGAKLMGKWNLKKSIQLASASVPRAEIALINLMIAVSAGVILEENISKFIAATLIFVTFSIVITPPLLKKVFE comes from the coding sequence TTGAGTATCTCGTGGGTATTATTTACGGTTGGGCTATGTCTAATATTTGGAAAAATTGGAAACGAATTAATGTGGAGAATCGGGTTTCCAAGCGTGTTTGGCGAAATAATTGTCGGAATCATATTTGGAAATCTTTTATTTTTTGGAATAGTTGATTCAAGTCATTTAACGCTTCACGAAAATGATATATTTGATTTTTTGTCAACTGTTGGCATTATGTTTTTATTATTTTTAAGCGGGCTTGAAATAGATATACACAAACTAAAAAAGACCGAATATATTTCAATAGTTGCAGCAGTATTTGGTGCGCTGTTTCCATTAATTTTGGGATATATTGTCCTCTCCAAATTTGGATACACCACCAAAGAATCCATTGTCGGAGGGGTAATTCTTACAGCAACGAGTATTGGGATTACAGCAAGACTTTTAATGGATTTAAAAGTTTTAAAAACTGATGTAGGGGCAGCTGCAATTAGTGCTAGTATTCTAGATGACTTTTTAGGTCTTATTCTTCTTATACTCGCAGTTGGATCTGGAAGTTTACTAGGACTAATTTCTGAAATCACAGTATTTTTCATAATTACTGGATATTTGGGATGGAAATTAATTAACCGATATTTAATTTTTGCAGAAAAATTCCATATCGAAAAAACCGTTCTATCATTTACAATTGCGTTAATGTTTTTATTTTCATTTTTATCAGAAAGCTGGTTTGAAGTTGCAATTGAAGGGGCATTTATGGCAGGATTAATCCTTTCAAAAACTTCTGAAGGTAAAACACTTGCAAAAGAGATAAAATCAATTGGAAATTCATTTTTAATTCCATTATTTTTTATATATACGGGGGCAAGGCTAAATTTAACGGCATTTTTAAATCATGAAGCGCTAATTCTCGCTACAATTTTTATAATTGTTGGGGTTTTGAGTAAATTTGTTGGGTGGGGACTTGGAGCAAAATTGATGGGTAAGTGGAATCTTAAAAAATCGATACAGCTCGCTTCGGCATCAGTTCCAAGGGCAGAAATAGCGCTGATAAATTTAATGATTGCGGTTTCTGCAGGTGTGATTTTAGAAGAAAATATTTCAAAATTCATTGCAGCAACGCTGATATTTGTTACATTTTCGATAGTTATAACACCGCCGCTCTTAAAAAAAGTTTTTGAGTAG
- the bioA gene encoding adenosylmethionine--8-amino-7-oxononanoate transaminase: MKSKNYSKNDLEKWDKEYVWHPFTQMKEYSEGNPLLIESGEGIYLIDVNGKRYMDAVSSIWCNFFGHSEKRIADAISKQALKIGHSTQLGCGNVPSAILAKRYVDFSPKQFTKVFFSEDGAEAVEIAVKMAFEYCKLKGLTNKTKFVSVKEGYHGDTVGAMSVGGSELFHGCFEPLLFDGYHASAPFCYRCEYCNFKDTDERNKLGCEMKCLKEMEDLIRTNKDEIFCVILEAGVMGSAGMIPYPKGYIEGVAKICKELDIILILDEIATFGRLGRAFYSDIDELKELEKPDIVCLGKGITGGYLPLALTLATDEIHDAFLGSFDECKQLFHGHTYAGNQIICASAIETLNILEETNICEEIRPNIKLLHENLDKLKEFPCVGDIRKSGYMIGIELVKNKETKEPYDYGYKAGYKTAGRLLEKGIYIRPIGNTLIFVLPLVIKPEEIELLTQKIYESISELLNEKIL; this comes from the coding sequence ATGAAATCAAAAAACTATTCAAAAAACGACCTTGAGAAATGGGATAAAGAATACGTTTGGCACCCATTTACCCAGATGAAAGAATATTCTGAAGGAAATCCACTTTTAATTGAAAGTGGAGAAGGAATTTACTTAATTGATGTAAATGGCAAAAGATATATGGATGCAGTTTCATCGATCTGGTGTAATTTCTTTGGACATTCTGAAAAACGAATAGCCGATGCTATTTCAAAACAGGCTTTAAAAATTGGACATTCTACTCAGCTCGGATGTGGAAACGTTCCATCAGCAATTTTGGCAAAAAGATACGTTGATTTTTCCCCAAAACAATTTACAAAGGTGTTTTTTTCAGAAGATGGTGCAGAAGCTGTTGAAATTGCCGTAAAAATGGCATTTGAATACTGCAAATTAAAAGGACTTACAAATAAAACAAAATTTGTGTCGGTTAAAGAAGGATATCATGGAGACACGGTTGGTGCAATGAGTGTTGGGGGAAGCGAACTTTTCCACGGTTGTTTTGAACCATTATTGTTTGACGGATACCATGCAAGTGCCCCATTTTGCTACAGGTGCGAATACTGCAATTTTAAAGACACTGATGAAAGAAATAAATTAGGATGCGAGATGAAGTGTCTAAAAGAAATGGAAGATTTAATTAGAACGAATAAAGACGAGATATTCTGCGTTATTTTAGAAGCTGGCGTCATGGGTTCAGCTGGAATGATTCCATATCCTAAAGGATACATCGAAGGTGTTGCAAAAATTTGTAAGGAACTTGATATTATATTAATACTCGATGAAATCGCAACTTTTGGACGGCTTGGAAGAGCATTTTATTCTGATATAGATGAATTAAAAGAATTAGAAAAACCTGACATTGTATGCCTTGGAAAAGGAATTACTGGCGGATATTTGCCACTTGCACTAACCCTTGCAACCGATGAAATACACGATGCATTTTTAGGAAGTTTTGACGAGTGTAAACAGCTCTTTCACGGCCACACCTATGCCGGAAACCAGATCATATGTGCCTCAGCAATTGAAACACTCAATATTTTAGAAGAAACCAATATTTGCGAAGAAATAAGGCCAAATATCAAATTATTACACGAAAACCTTGATAAATTAAAAGAATTCCCCTGTGTTGGAGATATTCGAAAATCCGGCTACATGATTGGAATAGAACTTGTAAAAAATAAAGAAACTAAAGAACCATATGATTACGGATACAAAGCAGGTTACAAAACTGCTGGAAGACTCCTTGAAAAAGGAATTTATATCCGGCCAATTGGAAACACTTTGATATTCGTGCTCCCCTTAGTAATTAAACCTGAAGAAATTGAATTACTTACTCAAAAAATTTATGAATCAATTTCTGAACTTTTAAATGAAAAAATACTCTAA
- a CDS encoding glycine betaine ABC transporter substrate-binding protein: MKYGTLFAIAILGLAVMFSGCVQSSESTEDLEKGTIKFGLPPWPGVTVKSEVVKVILEEQGYNVELNQLDAGITYAKLAEGELDILLAGWLPTTHQDYWAQYGDQLEMVHVNIERTALGLAVPTYTYESGIQSITDLNGNEELFDARIVGIEPGAGIMSSTENAIETYGLEGYELQSSSTPAMMAELARAMNENENIIVTVWEPHSVFFKFNITMLDDPEKVYGDGDKVYTIARNDFKDDYPEVYEFFQKFEVDPSVQSGWIYEYSDEGKDPEEIAEEWVANNPELVAEWISHMN, from the coding sequence ATGAAGTATGGAACGTTATTTGCCATTGCCATTTTAGGTTTGGCTGTCATGTTTTCAGGATGTGTTCAATCTTCGGAAAGCACAGAAGACCTTGAAAAAGGGACTATAAAATTCGGGTTACCCCCTTGGCCAGGAGTTACTGTTAAATCAGAGGTTGTAAAAGTAATCCTTGAAGAACAAGGCTACAATGTTGAATTAAACCAGCTTGATGCGGGAATTACATATGCAAAACTTGCAGAAGGCGAACTTGATATATTACTTGCAGGATGGTTACCGACAACCCACCAAGACTACTGGGCACAATATGGAGACCAGCTTGAAATGGTTCATGTAAACATTGAAAGAACCGCACTTGGTCTTGCAGTTCCAACATACACATATGAATCAGGAATACAATCAATTACTGACTTGAATGGTAATGAAGAATTATTCGATGCGAGAATCGTTGGAATTGAACCTGGAGCTGGAATCATGTCCAGCACTGAAAATGCCATTGAAACATACGGCTTAGAAGGTTACGAATTACAATCAAGCAGTACGCCTGCAATGATGGCGGAGCTTGCACGTGCAATGAATGAAAATGAAAACATTATAGTTACCGTATGGGAACCCCACTCAGTTTTCTTTAAATTCAACATAACAATGTTGGATGACCCTGAAAAAGTATACGGTGATGGTGACAAAGTATACACCATTGCAAGAAACGACTTTAAAGATGACTACCCCGAAGTCTACGAATTCTTCCAGAAATTCGAAGTTGATCCAAGCGTTCAGAGCGGATGGATATACGAATACAGTGATGAAGGAAAAGATCCAGAAGAAATTGCAGAAGAATGGGTTGCAAATAACCCTGAACTTGTAGCTGAATGGATTTCACACATGAACTAA
- a CDS encoding proline/glycine betaine ABC transporter permease: MADTFNLGIGKFLVNLIDFLIDNYSGFFDIVSSVIQSAVDFFHFVLFTINPYLMILLISILVWKTVNLKSVPFTAFFLVIIMMMGLWDTSMITLSLIITSTLIALLLGIPLGIVKARSKIVSMLLDPLLDVMQTLPSLAYLIPAVLFFGIGEVPGVIATVIFAMPPAIKLTSLGIEQVSGELIEVGKAFGGTSWQILTKIELPTAVPSIMMGVNQAIMLSFSMVVIAGFIGSGGLGEVIISGIQRYSLAPALEAGIAVTFLAVIFDRITRNLVGSKI; this comes from the coding sequence TTGGCAGATACATTTAATCTTGGAATTGGAAAATTTTTAGTAAATTTAATAGACTTTTTAATCGATAACTACTCGGGATTTTTTGACATTGTCTCATCGGTAATTCAAAGCGCTGTGGATTTTTTCCATTTTGTACTTTTTACAATAAATCCGTATTTGATGATTCTTTTAATCTCAATACTTGTCTGGAAAACGGTTAATCTTAAATCGGTTCCGTTCACAGCATTTTTCCTGGTTATTATCATGATGATGGGCCTGTGGGATACATCAATGATCACACTATCGCTAATAATAACGTCTACACTGATAGCGCTTTTATTAGGCATTCCTTTGGGAATAGTAAAGGCGCGTTCAAAAATAGTCAGCATGCTGCTCGATCCACTTCTCGATGTAATGCAAACACTCCCATCCCTTGCATACTTGATTCCAGCAGTGTTATTCTTTGGAATCGGGGAAGTTCCCGGAGTTATTGCAACTGTAATTTTTGCAATGCCCCCTGCAATAAAACTTACATCACTTGGAATTGAGCAGGTGTCTGGCGAATTAATTGAAGTTGGAAAGGCCTTTGGTGGCACTTCCTGGCAGATATTAACAAAAATAGAGCTGCCTACAGCAGTTCCTTCAATAATGATGGGCGTAAATCAGGCAATCATGCTGTCATTCTCAATGGTAGTTATTGCCGGATTTATCGGCTCGGGCGGGTTAGGTGAGGTTATAATTTCCGGTATCCAACGATATAGTTTAGCACCCGCTCTCGAAGCAGGTATTGCAGTTACATTTCTTGCTGTAATTTTTGATAGGATTACCCGTAACCTCGTGGGATCTAAAATATAA
- a CDS encoding glycine betaine/L-proline ABC transporter ATP-binding protein, which translates to MNDPIIQVTELYKIFGKKPEKAYPLIKEGFSRKEIKEKTKQVVGLKDINFDVKKGEIFVIMGLSGSGKSTLIRCINRLIKPTYGKIVLENGVDISQMREKDLLEIRRKYFGMVFQKFGLLPNRSVLENVALGLEIQGVGLEERIEKSEKALSLVGLKGWEKSKISELSGGMQQRVGLARGLAVEPEILLMDEPFSALDPLIRLEMQELLLKIQKKMKKTIIFITHDLNEAIKLGDRIMILNEEGSLVQLSHPEEILLNPQNDFVESFVKEVDKTTVIRAESLVKKPEFTLNTRMEKEHAVKILGDLSLEYAYVLDDSGKYLGVVSAEELQNSEQIMNCIQKIKPLEDVKTINQGLPQFISSDYPVPVVDDENNFLGYVEFEEVINLIKN; encoded by the coding sequence ATGAATGACCCCATAATCCAGGTAACAGAATTATATAAAATATTTGGTAAAAAACCAGAAAAAGCCTACCCGTTAATCAAAGAAGGATTTTCTAGAAAAGAAATAAAGGAAAAAACAAAACAGGTTGTTGGACTTAAAGACATTAATTTCGACGTTAAAAAAGGAGAAATTTTTGTAATTATGGGACTTTCCGGAAGCGGTAAATCTACACTGATAAGGTGTATCAACAGGCTTATAAAACCAACCTATGGAAAGATTGTTCTTGAAAATGGCGTTGATATCTCCCAAATGCGCGAAAAAGACCTCCTTGAAATTAGAAGAAAGTATTTTGGAATGGTATTTCAAAAATTTGGACTTTTACCAAACCGTTCTGTTTTAGAAAACGTAGCCCTTGGCCTTGAAATTCAAGGGGTGGGCCTTGAAGAAAGAATTGAAAAGTCAGAAAAGGCTCTTTCACTTGTTGGACTTAAAGGCTGGGAAAAAAGTAAAATTTCAGAACTTAGTGGCGGAATGCAGCAGCGTGTCGGTCTTGCAAGAGGTCTTGCAGTAGAACCAGAAATATTGTTAATGGATGAACCATTCAGTGCACTTGACCCATTAATCAGGCTTGAAATGCAGGAACTTCTTTTAAAAATTCAAAAAAAGATGAAAAAAACGATTATATTTATAACTCACGACTTAAACGAAGCTATAAAACTTGGCGACAGGATTATGATTTTAAATGAAGAAGGAAGCCTCGTTCAGTTGTCACATCCAGAAGAAATCCTTTTAAATCCTCAGAACGATTTTGTTGAATCTTTTGTAAAAGAAGTTGATAAAACAACAGTAATTCGAGCTGAATCACTTGTTAAAAAACCAGAATTTACACTAAATACGCGAATGGAAAAGGAACATGCAGTTAAAATTCTAGGCGATTTAAGCCTTGAATATGCATACGTACTCGATGACTCTGGAAAATACCTCGGAGTGGTAAGTGCAGAAGAACTTCAAAATTCAGAACAAATTATGAACTGTATTCAAAAAATCAAACCCCTGGAAGATGTAAAAACTATAAATCAAGGATTACCTCAATTTATTTCTTCAGATTATCCTGTTCCAGTCGTTGACGATGAAAATAACTTTTTAGGATACGTTGAATTTGAAGAAGTAATTAACCTGATAAAAAATTAA